A DNA window from Bdellovibrio sp. BCCA contains the following coding sequences:
- the aspS gene encoding aspartate--tRNA ligase — MKFVKDLKRTHYCGSLDLPQVGQKVVLMGWVDVRRDHGSLVFIDLRDREGIVQVVLDPNKPETSAAKNLRGEFVLALEGVVRARPDGMKNNKIATGAIEVEATRCEILNESAVPPFQVDDENVNETLRLKHRYLDLRSPRLTHHLLTRHKVAQLVRRFLSDNGFVEVETPILFKSTPEGARDYLVPSRVNQGTFYALPQSPQILKQLLMVSGYDRYFQIARCFRDEDLRADRQPEFSQIDMEMSFIDQEDIMQINEKLLRTIWKEIKGVDVGDIPRMSFQEAMDRYGSDKPDTRFGMEIKDLQSIVTGSGFKVFDDVLARGGIVRGIAVPKGGTYSRGQFDKLTDMAKRAGAKGLVWIKAEADGSLSSPVSKFFTPEKLAEMFKAVGANPGDCALIVGDDFETACAALSTLRLHLGKELNLIDTSKDHFLWVIDFPAFEYSPEEKRWVSRHHPFTSPKDEFMQDLIDGNEATYGKMLAKAYDLVCNGYEMGGGSIRIYRTELQQAMFRLLGMNKEQQEAKFGFLLDALKYGAPPHGGIAWGMDRLVMLLCGTDAIREVIAFPKTAKASDLMADCPSEVSRDQLAEVGVRLSPLAEKNLEEMKKV; from the coding sequence ATGAAGTTTGTTAAAGATCTAAAGAGAACGCATTATTGTGGAAGTCTGGACCTCCCTCAAGTAGGCCAAAAAGTAGTCCTCATGGGCTGGGTCGATGTGCGTCGCGACCACGGAAGTCTTGTGTTTATCGACCTCCGCGACCGTGAAGGTATCGTGCAAGTCGTTTTGGATCCGAATAAACCAGAAACTTCGGCTGCAAAAAATCTTCGCGGAGAATTCGTTCTTGCGCTGGAAGGTGTTGTACGCGCTCGTCCAGATGGTATGAAAAATAACAAAATCGCGACAGGGGCTATTGAAGTCGAAGCCACTCGTTGCGAAATTTTGAATGAGTCTGCTGTTCCTCCATTCCAAGTGGATGATGAAAATGTGAACGAGACTTTGCGTTTGAAGCACCGTTATTTGGATCTTCGTTCGCCTCGTTTGACTCATCATCTTTTGACTCGCCATAAAGTGGCGCAGTTGGTTCGTCGTTTTCTTTCAGACAATGGTTTTGTCGAAGTCGAAACGCCGATTTTGTTTAAGTCCACTCCAGAGGGGGCGCGTGACTATCTTGTGCCTTCACGCGTGAACCAAGGTACATTCTATGCTTTGCCTCAATCACCACAAATCTTGAAACAGCTTTTGATGGTGTCTGGTTACGATCGCTATTTCCAAATCGCTCGTTGCTTCCGTGACGAAGATTTGCGTGCCGACCGTCAACCGGAGTTCTCACAGATCGACATGGAGATGTCTTTCATCGATCAAGAAGACATCATGCAAATCAATGAAAAACTTTTGCGCACGATTTGGAAAGAAATCAAAGGCGTTGATGTCGGCGATATTCCCCGCATGTCTTTCCAAGAGGCGATGGATCGTTACGGCAGCGACAAACCAGACACACGTTTCGGCATGGAGATCAAAGATCTTCAAAGCATCGTGACAGGTTCAGGCTTTAAAGTTTTCGACGACGTTCTTGCGCGTGGTGGAATCGTGCGTGGTATTGCCGTTCCTAAAGGTGGCACCTACTCTCGCGGTCAGTTTGATAAATTGACGGACATGGCAAAACGCGCAGGTGCGAAAGGCCTTGTGTGGATCAAAGCCGAAGCGGACGGCTCATTGTCGTCTCCAGTTTCTAAATTCTTCACGCCAGAAAAATTGGCGGAAATGTTTAAAGCTGTGGGTGCAAATCCAGGAGACTGCGCTTTGATTGTGGGCGATGATTTTGAAACGGCATGCGCCGCTCTTTCAACATTGCGTTTGCACTTGGGTAAAGAATTGAATTTGATCGATACCTCGAAAGATCATTTCTTGTGGGTGATCGACTTCCCGGCGTTTGAATACTCTCCAGAGGAAAAACGTTGGGTTTCAAGACATCATCCGTTCACATCTCCAAAAGACGAGTTCATGCAAGATTTGATCGACGGTAACGAAGCGACTTACGGCAAGATGCTTGCAAAAGCTTACGACCTTGTTTGTAACGGTTACGAAATGGGTGGCGGAAGTATCCGTATCTATCGTACAGAGTTGCAACAAGCGATGTTCCGTCTTTTGGGAATGAACAAAGAACAACAAGAAGCGAAGTTTGGATTCTTGCTTGATGCTTTGAAATACGGTGCGCCCCCTCACGGTGGTATCGCTTGGGGTATGGACCGTCTTGTGATGCTTCTTTGCGGAACAGATGCGATTCGTGAAGTGATCGCCTTCCCGAAAACAGCGAAGGCTTCCGACTTGATGGCAGACTGCCCAAGTGAAGTCAGCCGCGATCAGTTGGCGGAAGTCGGGGTTCGTTTAAGCCCGCTGGCTGAAAAGAATCTTGAAGAAATGAAAAAAGTCTAA
- a CDS encoding polyhydroxyalkanoic acid system family protein, giving the protein MPKFTIDHESSQNAEEAYKKIKEFLSNDQDIRRFDPKLQCSFDDGGKKAALKGAQFKADMTVASAGAGSKVSVTVDLPLMLTPFKGKVQETLQRKLAKYLG; this is encoded by the coding sequence ATGCCAAAATTCACAATAGACCACGAAAGCAGTCAGAACGCCGAAGAGGCTTACAAAAAAATTAAAGAATTCCTTTCAAATGATCAGGACATTCGACGCTTTGACCCAAAGCTTCAATGCTCTTTTGACGATGGCGGCAAGAAAGCGGCTTTGAAGGGAGCGCAATTTAAAGCGGATATGACGGTGGCTTCCGCTGGCGCAGGCAGTAAAGTCTCTGTGACTGTCGATCTGCCGTTGATGCTCACTCCGTTCAAAGGTAAAGTCCAAGAAACTTTGCAAAGGAAACTGGCTAAGTATCTAGGCTAA
- a CDS encoding sigma-70 family RNA polymerase sigma factor produces MAKTKAKSPSSEKSKTASKTAKKAASKTAASATKSEKKVEPKSVVAEIVEDQHHDDIHPAAEAEKAYAVSSHEEDFDTHESAEDSKSLAVADNSKAITSSDPLVMYLNEIRRYKVLTREEETALAKKYFESKDPAAAEALVKANLRFVVKVAAEYSKFGSKMIDLIQEGNVGLMHAVREFNPYKGARLITYAVWWIRGYIQEFLMRQYSMVRIGTTQNQRKLFYQLQKEKEALDAMGIEPNTALISSRLGIPEDEVRDMAMRMSGRDMSLDRPVDEDSGTSFGDLQKDVNDQPLDEVLAKEEQLEILKKKIEEIRPELSDREKIILDERILNDDPLTLQEIGEKYGITREAVRQMEARLMKKIKAKMDEEASE; encoded by the coding sequence ATGGCAAAAACCAAGGCTAAGTCCCCTTCTTCCGAAAAATCCAAGACCGCATCTAAGACTGCAAAAAAAGCAGCTTCTAAAACGGCTGCGTCTGCGACCAAATCGGAAAAAAAGGTCGAGCCGAAGAGCGTCGTTGCAGAGATCGTTGAGGACCAACATCACGACGACATTCATCCTGCCGCTGAGGCGGAAAAAGCTTATGCCGTTTCTTCGCATGAAGAGGATTTCGATACTCACGAATCCGCTGAGGATTCGAAATCCCTTGCGGTCGCTGACAACTCCAAAGCGATCACCTCCTCAGACCCTTTGGTGATGTATTTAAATGAAATTCGTCGCTACAAAGTTTTGACTAGGGAAGAAGAAACCGCGCTTGCCAAAAAATATTTTGAATCCAAAGATCCTGCTGCCGCTGAAGCTCTCGTGAAAGCCAACTTGCGTTTCGTCGTCAAGGTCGCTGCTGAATACTCCAAGTTCGGTTCGAAAATGATCGACCTTATTCAAGAAGGCAACGTGGGACTTATGCATGCGGTTCGCGAGTTCAATCCTTACAAAGGCGCTCGCTTAATCACGTATGCTGTGTGGTGGATTCGCGGATACATTCAAGAGTTCCTCATGCGCCAGTATTCCATGGTGAGGATCGGAACAACTCAGAACCAACGCAAACTTTTTTACCAACTGCAAAAAGAAAAAGAAGCCTTGGATGCTATGGGCATTGAACCGAACACCGCTTTGATCAGCAGTCGTTTGGGAATTCCTGAAGATGAAGTTCGCGATATGGCGATGCGTATGTCCGGTCGAGACATGAGTTTGGATCGTCCTGTTGACGAAGACTCCGGTACAAGCTTCGGAGATCTTCAAAAAGACGTTAACGATCAGCCCTTGGATGAAGTCCTTGCCAAAGAAGAACAGCTTGAAATCTTAAAGAAAAAAATCGAGGAGATCCGTCCTGAACTTTCTGATCGCGAAAAAATCATTTTGGATGAGCGTATCTTGAACGACGATCCGTTGACTTTACAAGAGATCGGCGAAAAGTATGGCATCACCCGTGAAGCCGTTCGTCAGATGGAAGCGCGTCTGATGAAAAAAATCAAAGCCAAAATGGATGAAGAAGCCTCTGAATAA
- the galE gene encoding UDP-glucose 4-epimerase GalE, with the protein MRVMVTGGAGYIGSHAVRELLDRGHRVVVYDNLSTGFRTAVDDRAEFIFGNTNSFETLNSAFRAHGIEAVLHFAANIEVGESVLNPHKYYQNNLGNTLNLLMAMRDAQVNKIIFSSTAAVYGNPEKCPIVESHPKLAINPYGRSKLMTEMVLEDFAAAYGLKYAVLRYFNVAGAHPEGDIGEAHDPETHLIPRVLKATLDPWAEVKIFGTDYPTSDGTCIRDYIHVMDLIDAHILALESLGSEKCEVYNLGNERGFSVKEIIKTCETVTGRKLSVKEEARRAGDPATLIASSEKIRKHLGWKPQYTHLEDIVKHAWQWHRTHPQGYKTVEPLLQNDVIYL; encoded by the coding sequence ATGCGTGTGATGGTAACGGGAGGCGCGGGTTATATTGGCAGTCATGCCGTGCGGGAACTTTTAGACCGTGGGCACCGCGTGGTGGTCTATGACAATCTTTCTACGGGATTTCGTACAGCTGTTGACGACAGAGCGGAATTCATTTTTGGAAACACAAATAGTTTTGAGACACTGAATAGCGCTTTTCGCGCGCATGGAATTGAAGCGGTTCTGCATTTCGCCGCGAATATCGAAGTCGGAGAAAGTGTTTTAAATCCTCACAAATATTATCAGAATAATTTAGGCAATACGCTCAACCTTTTAATGGCGATGCGTGATGCGCAAGTGAATAAGATTATTTTTTCATCCACGGCCGCCGTATATGGCAATCCTGAAAAATGCCCGATCGTGGAATCGCATCCAAAGCTTGCTATAAATCCCTATGGTCGCAGCAAACTCATGACGGAAATGGTGCTTGAGGATTTTGCTGCAGCTTACGGGTTAAAATATGCCGTCTTAAGATATTTCAATGTGGCAGGAGCTCACCCTGAGGGCGACATAGGCGAAGCCCATGATCCTGAAACACATTTAATTCCACGAGTTCTGAAAGCGACCCTAGATCCTTGGGCGGAAGTCAAAATTTTCGGAACCGATTATCCAACATCAGACGGAACCTGCATTCGTGATTATATTCATGTGATGGATCTTATTGATGCGCACATTCTGGCGCTGGAATCTTTGGGCAGTGAAAAGTGCGAAGTTTATAATTTAGGAAACGAGCGCGGATTTTCCGTCAAAGAAATTATCAAAACTTGCGAAACGGTCACCGGTAGAAAATTATCGGTAAAAGAAGAGGCGCGCAGAGCGGGTGACCCGGCCACACTGATTGCTTCAAGTGAAAAAATCCGAAAACACTTGGGTTGGAAGCCGCAGTATACTCATCTAGAAGATATTGTGAAGCATGCTTGGCAATGGCATAGAACGCATCCACAGGGATATAAAACGGTGGAGCCTCTTTTGCAAAATGACGTGATTTATCTTTAG
- the glf gene encoding UDP-galactopyranose mutase: MKHKIAIAGAGFAGAVLARELVETGDFQVTVFDERDHIAGNCFTKRDDETGILLHQYGPHIFNTSRKDVWDYVNRWSEFVPFVNRVKAVTREGVFSMPINLLTINQYFKKRMNPQEAEDFLKNLSEKSISEPQNFEEQALTFLGSALYKSFFYGYTKKQWGVEPQKLPASILKRLPVRFNYDDNYYNQKYQGLPVEGYTPIVQKILKHDDIEVRLKQKFKPQEKHLYQHVFWSGPIDSYFEFKLGRLRYRTLKFEKFVAQGDFQGNPVINYCEAEVPYTRITEHKHFSPWETHEKTVCFKEYSDFAKPEDTPYYPLRLPEDLTLLKKYVELAEQEKNVTFIGRLGTYRYLDMHVVIGESLDLAKVCLSKNISDWPSFSQSPL, encoded by the coding sequence ATGAAACACAAAATCGCAATTGCTGGAGCCGGATTTGCGGGCGCGGTTTTAGCCCGTGAACTCGTTGAAACAGGAGATTTCCAAGTGACTGTTTTCGATGAGCGGGATCATATCGCCGGAAACTGTTTTACTAAAAGAGATGATGAAACGGGAATACTTCTTCATCAATACGGTCCTCACATTTTTAATACGAGCCGAAAAGACGTCTGGGACTACGTCAATCGTTGGTCCGAATTTGTTCCTTTCGTCAATCGGGTGAAGGCCGTGACTCGAGAGGGTGTGTTCTCCATGCCGATCAATCTTTTGACCATCAATCAATATTTTAAAAAGAGAATGAACCCGCAAGAGGCCGAAGATTTTTTAAAAAATCTCTCTGAAAAAAGTATCTCCGAGCCGCAAAACTTCGAAGAGCAGGCTCTTACGTTTTTAGGCTCTGCTCTCTACAAAAGTTTTTTCTACGGTTATACCAAAAAGCAGTGGGGCGTTGAGCCGCAAAAACTTCCCGCCTCAATTCTTAAGCGCCTGCCAGTCAGGTTTAACTATGATGATAATTACTATAATCAAAAATATCAGGGGTTGCCTGTCGAAGGTTACACTCCCATTGTTCAAAAAATCCTGAAGCACGACGATATTGAAGTGCGACTAAAACAAAAATTCAAGCCTCAGGAAAAACATCTCTACCAACACGTATTCTGGAGCGGCCCGATTGACAGCTACTTTGAATTCAAATTAGGTCGTTTACGTTACCGAACTTTGAAGTTTGAAAAGTTCGTCGCTCAAGGAGATTTTCAGGGAAATCCTGTTATTAACTATTGCGAAGCCGAAGTGCCGTACACGCGTATCACAGAGCATAAGCATTTTTCTCCGTGGGAAACTCACGAAAAAACCGTATGCTTTAAAGAGTACAGTGACTTTGCAAAACCTGAAGACACTCCTTATTACCCATTGCGCTTGCCCGAAGATCTCACGCTCTTAAAAAAATACGTGGAACTCGCCGAGCAAGAAAAGAACGTCACTTTTATCGGACGTCTGGGCACTTATCGCTATTTGGATATGCACGTTGTGATAGGGGAGTCTTTGGATTTGGCCAAGGTCTGCTTAAGTAAAAATATTTCTGATTGGCCCAGCTTCAGCCAGTCACCATTGTAG
- a CDS encoding family 1 glycosylhydrolase — protein MDFLSVEPLKLWIGVECTLNRVQDTYYSQIEKSGHSRRMTDLHLFSSLGAERIRYPFLWEQLCPAERPSWEWSDARMDELKKLNLIPIAGFLHHGSGPSHTQLTHVDFPQKFAEYAAAFAKRYPSVQDYTPINEILTTARFSCLYGHWYPHKKNDADFIRAVFNQCKATVLAMNEIKSVNSQARLIQTEDLGKAQSTAPLKYQSDFENERRWLSFDFLTGKVDRGHSLYDYLLLELKEEEISWMQDHHCGIDVLGLNHYHLSNRFLDHRLNLYPPLFHGGNGRDLYADVGAIDTGQVAPPSVESILLEAWNRYERPMAVTEVHCRGFRESQLRWFNEVWQSAKNLRAQQIPIQAVTAWSLLGSFDWNELCTKDNYFYEPGVFDLRSADGNPRKTLLTDMLESCAQEKSFGHPLLEQKGVWNTPARILYAPNEIFTPLDPVKGRPILITGGGGTLSRAFARICARRNIPFRLLSRAQLDITRRDHVLKILTEFNPWAVINTAGYVKVDEAESDVERCFRENVHGPEILALECLEKNIQLMTFSSDLVFDGESENPYLESHEARPLNIYGYSKAVAEQKVLSLNQEALVIRTSAFFGPWDEYNFITSCLRALQQKQYFLAAQDVRISPTYIPDLANVSLDLLMDKEKGLVHLVNDGDVSWSEFALLAVQRTEPFKKHLVVPCPLADLNKPARRPYNSVLKSERYHRLLPSIEEGLEKYFRELEVSI, from the coding sequence ATGGATTTTTTAAGCGTGGAACCTCTCAAGCTATGGATAGGTGTGGAGTGCACTTTAAATCGTGTGCAAGACACCTATTACAGCCAAATAGAGAAGAGTGGTCATTCGCGAAGAATGACCGACTTGCATCTTTTTTCCAGTCTCGGTGCTGAAAGAATTCGTTATCCGTTCCTTTGGGAGCAGTTATGTCCTGCCGAAAGACCCTCGTGGGAGTGGTCGGATGCTCGCATGGATGAACTGAAAAAATTAAATCTCATACCGATTGCAGGCTTTCTTCATCATGGAAGTGGTCCGTCGCACACACAGTTGACGCATGTCGATTTTCCGCAAAAGTTTGCAGAATACGCTGCGGCGTTCGCGAAACGTTATCCGTCGGTTCAAGACTATACTCCCATTAACGAAATTCTGACGACGGCTCGTTTTAGTTGTCTCTATGGTCATTGGTATCCGCATAAAAAGAATGACGCCGATTTTATTAGAGCTGTCTTTAACCAGTGCAAAGCCACTGTGCTTGCAATGAATGAAATTAAATCGGTCAATTCTCAAGCAAGGCTTATTCAAACCGAAGATTTGGGAAAAGCGCAAAGTACGGCTCCGCTGAAGTATCAAAGTGATTTTGAAAATGAAAGACGCTGGCTTTCGTTTGATTTTCTCACTGGTAAAGTAGACCGCGGCCATTCTCTTTACGACTATCTTTTGCTAGAACTTAAAGAGGAAGAAATTTCGTGGATGCAAGATCACCACTGTGGCATTGATGTGCTGGGTCTTAACCATTACCATCTCAGCAATCGTTTCTTGGATCACCGCTTGAATTTATATCCTCCTTTGTTTCATGGTGGTAACGGCAGAGATCTCTATGCCGATGTCGGCGCTATTGATACTGGCCAGGTCGCACCTCCGTCTGTAGAGTCCATCCTTTTAGAAGCGTGGAACCGATATGAACGGCCCATGGCAGTCACAGAAGTTCATTGCCGCGGATTTCGCGAAAGTCAGTTGCGTTGGTTTAATGAAGTTTGGCAAAGCGCCAAAAATTTGCGAGCACAGCAAATACCGATTCAAGCTGTAACGGCCTGGAGCCTTTTGGGCAGTTTCGATTGGAACGAGCTTTGTACGAAGGATAATTATTTTTACGAACCTGGCGTCTTCGATCTGCGTTCAGCGGACGGAAATCCTCGTAAAACCTTACTGACGGACATGTTAGAGAGTTGCGCTCAGGAAAAATCTTTTGGCCATCCTCTTTTAGAACAAAAGGGAGTTTGGAATACACCGGCGCGAATTCTCTATGCGCCCAACGAGATTTTCACTCCGTTAGATCCTGTGAAGGGCCGTCCCATTTTAATTACTGGTGGCGGAGGCACGCTATCGCGGGCTTTCGCCAGAATTTGTGCCAGAAGAAATATACCATTCCGTCTGTTATCGCGGGCTCAGTTAGATATTACGCGAAGAGACCATGTTTTAAAAATTCTTACGGAGTTCAATCCTTGGGCTGTTATTAATACGGCGGGATACGTGAAGGTGGACGAGGCGGAAAGCGACGTCGAAAGATGTTTTCGGGAAAATGTTCATGGTCCAGAAATTCTCGCGTTGGAATGTTTGGAAAAAAATATTCAACTCATGACGTTTTCTTCGGATCTTGTTTTTGATGGCGAGTCGGAGAATCCTTATTTAGAAAGCCATGAGGCGCGTCCGTTAAACATCTATGGTTATTCGAAAGCTGTGGCGGAACAAAAAGTTCTGTCACTGAATCAGGAAGCTTTGGTTATTCGCACCAGCGCTTTTTTTGGTCCTTGGGATGAATACAATTTCATTACTTCGTGCTTGCGAGCTCTTCAGCAAAAACAATATTTCCTAGCGGCGCAAGACGTTCGGATTTCCCCTACTTATATTCCGGATCTAGCCAATGTCAGCTTGGACCTTTTGATGGACAAAGAAAAAGGGCTGGTTCATCTGGTCAATGATGGCGACGTTTCATGGAGCGAGTTTGCACTTCTCGCTGTGCAAAGAACGGAACCGTTTAAAAAGCATTTGGTGGTCCCATGTCCTCTTGCAGACCTGAATAAGCCGGCGCGAAGACCGTACAACAGTGTTTTAAAAAGTGAAAGGTATCATCGTCTTCTTCCGAGTATCGAGGAAGGATTGGAGAAATATTTTCGAGAACTTGAAGTCAGTATTTAA
- a CDS encoding glycosyltransferase family 1 protein, translating into MKAICTDSDLVVFSHLRWDFVFQRPQHLMTRYALYRRVYFVEEPIFEKMESPYLDVRLTQDRLHVVVPHMPNHLSPREKDEVMRGLLDSLFEGENIQNYSFWYYTPMAINFSDHLQPAVTIYDCMDELSKFKGADPALIEKERLLLMRTDLVFTGGYSLYEAKKDRHMNVHPFPSAIDAAHFKTARETHDDPADQKHIKRPRLGFVGVIDERMDLELLQDMALLRPQWEFVLIGPVVKINPATLPREKNIHYLGMKNYQDLPRYLSNWDCALMPFAKNEATQFISPTKTPEYLAAGLPVVSTSIRDVVEPYGTNKLVEIADCAKDFVARVERVLATKKNAARIEKIDQFLKDISWDRTWRKMAEMETHVLENKNSFNRSYDNLN; encoded by the coding sequence ATGAAAGCAATTTGCACTGATTCAGATCTTGTCGTTTTTTCGCACCTACGTTGGGATTTTGTTTTTCAACGTCCCCAACACTTGATGACACGATATGCTCTCTATCGCCGAGTGTATTTTGTGGAGGAACCGATTTTTGAAAAGATGGAAAGTCCTTACTTGGATGTTCGTCTAACTCAAGATCGTCTGCATGTCGTTGTTCCACATATGCCGAATCATCTTTCCCCGAGAGAAAAAGACGAAGTGATGCGTGGATTGCTCGACAGCCTTTTCGAAGGCGAGAATATTCAAAATTACAGTTTTTGGTATTACACGCCCATGGCTATTAATTTCTCAGATCATTTACAGCCCGCTGTCACCATTTATGACTGTATGGATGAACTCTCAAAGTTTAAGGGCGCAGATCCCGCATTGATTGAAAAAGAGCGTCTTCTTCTGATGAGAACAGACTTGGTTTTCACTGGCGGTTATTCACTCTATGAAGCTAAAAAAGATCGTCACATGAACGTGCATCCGTTCCCAAGTGCCATTGACGCCGCTCATTTTAAAACAGCCAGAGAAACGCATGACGACCCCGCCGACCAAAAACATATCAAGCGTCCCCGCTTGGGTTTTGTCGGTGTCATTGATGAACGCATGGATCTAGAGCTTTTGCAGGACATGGCTCTTTTAAGGCCCCAGTGGGAATTTGTTCTGATTGGACCTGTTGTAAAAATCAATCCGGCGACTTTGCCTCGAGAAAAGAATATTCATTATTTAGGGATGAAGAATTATCAGGATCTTCCTCGTTATCTGAGCAACTGGGATTGCGCTTTGATGCCCTTTGCAAAGAACGAAGCGACACAATTTATAAGTCCTACGAAAACTCCCGAGTACCTCGCGGCAGGGTTGCCAGTGGTCTCGACGTCCATTCGTGACGTTGTTGAACCTTATGGAACCAATAAGCTTGTTGAAATCGCCGACTGCGCCAAAGATTTTGTGGCGCGGGTGGAGCGAGTGCTAGCGACTAAGAAAAATGCCGCTCGCATCGAAAAGATTGATCAATTTTTAAAAGATATTTCTTGGGACAGAACATGGCGAAAAATGGCAGAGATGGAAACTCATGTTTTAGAAAATAAAAACTCTTTCAACAGATCGTACGACAATCTGAACTGA
- a CDS encoding glycoside hydrolase family 2 protein — protein sequence MNTQHEFKFLQYPRKNFVRNNWSNLNGRWRFLFDDDEVYTHPSQISQWPLEIEVPFAPECPASGVGDTGFHNRCWYQRTFQYSKNSKRVLLHFGAVDYQAKVWLNSHFLGSHEGGHTPFCFDITDILSESGEQILSVCADDDPLDLTKPRGKQDWQKDPHSIWYPRTTGIWQTVWFEEVSDIHIAKIRLAPQLERWEVGCEIFVDGPCFNGLQLKIKLSCEGKTLANDTYEVVHKEVHRRIALSDPGIDDYRNELLWSPEKPTLIQVHLELWQGDTLLDSVYSYTALRSVAFSGDRFLLNGRPYYLRMVLDQGYWPETFLTPPNSEALRHDIELVKAAGFNGVRKHQKIEDPDFFYWADHLGLVVWEEMPSAYRFTHDSVERIVKEWAEVIDRDLGHPSIILWVPFNESWGVPDLAEKESHQHCVQALYHLTKTFDPTRPCIGNDGWESTATDLLGIHDYDDQPERLIKKYGSNHNIADILTRYRPGGRVLTVEGYPHGGQPIMITEFGGIAYVDKKGDSTWGYSAVQSSREFRNRYEKLMEAIHRIEIFCGFCYTQFTDTFQEANGLFRADRTPKFSLNSMARATRGAGYSRGELTSTPQPPPLPAPDTEI from the coding sequence GTGAACACCCAACACGAGTTTAAATTTTTGCAATATCCTCGCAAAAACTTTGTGCGAAATAATTGGTCGAATTTAAACGGCCGCTGGAGATTTTTGTTCGACGACGACGAGGTCTATACTCATCCTTCGCAAATTTCGCAATGGCCTTTGGAAATCGAAGTACCCTTCGCTCCCGAGTGTCCCGCTTCAGGCGTTGGCGACACCGGATTTCACAATCGCTGTTGGTATCAAAGGACTTTTCAGTATTCAAAAAATTCAAAACGCGTCCTTTTGCATTTCGGCGCCGTCGACTACCAAGCCAAAGTGTGGCTTAATTCTCATTTCTTAGGATCACATGAAGGCGGTCACACGCCTTTCTGTTTTGATATTACGGATATTTTATCAGAATCCGGCGAACAAATTCTTTCCGTCTGCGCAGATGACGATCCTTTGGACTTAACCAAACCACGGGGCAAACAAGATTGGCAAAAAGATCCCCATAGCATCTGGTATCCTCGCACCACCGGAATTTGGCAAACAGTTTGGTTTGAAGAAGTTTCCGATATCCATATCGCAAAAATTCGCCTTGCCCCGCAACTAGAACGCTGGGAAGTCGGTTGCGAAATTTTTGTTGATGGACCTTGCTTTAATGGACTGCAACTAAAAATCAAACTTTCCTGCGAAGGTAAAACTCTGGCTAATGACACTTATGAAGTCGTTCATAAAGAAGTTCATCGTCGTATTGCTCTTTCAGACCCAGGTATCGATGACTATCGTAACGAGCTTTTATGGAGTCCGGAAAAGCCAACCTTGATTCAGGTGCATCTAGAGCTTTGGCAAGGGGACACTCTTTTAGACTCTGTCTATTCTTACACCGCTCTTCGCAGTGTTGCCTTTAGTGGCGATCGTTTTTTACTCAATGGAAGACCTTATTATTTGCGCATGGTTTTAGATCAAGGATATTGGCCCGAAACATTTCTAACTCCTCCGAACTCCGAAGCCTTGCGCCATGATATTGAGTTGGTGAAAGCCGCAGGTTTTAACGGCGTTCGTAAGCACCAGAAAATTGAAGACCCTGATTTTTTTTATTGGGCTGATCATTTAGGACTGGTCGTGTGGGAAGAAATGCCCAGCGCTTATCGCTTTACCCATGATTCCGTTGAGCGAATTGTGAAAGAATGGGCTGAGGTGATAGACCGCGACTTGGGACATCCGAGCATCATTTTGTGGGTGCCTTTCAATGAATCTTGGGGCGTTCCCGATCTGGCAGAAAAAGAAAGCCATCAGCATTGCGTTCAAGCGCTCTATCATTTAACAAAAACTTTCGATCCAACTCGTCCTTGCATTGGCAACGACGGTTGGGAAAGTACCGCCACGGATTTGTTGGGCATTCACGATTACGATGATCAACCTGAGCGTCTGATTAAAAAGTATGGAAGCAATCACAATATTGCCGATATTCTTACCCGCTATCGTCCCGGTGGACGCGTTCTAACCGTAGAAGGATATCCTCACGGAGGTCAACCAATCATGATTACTGAATTTGGTGGAATTGCTTATGTCGATAAAAAAGGAGACAGCACTTGGGGCTATTCGGCAGTACAAAGTTCTCGTGAGTTTCGCAACCGCTATGAAAAACTCATGGAAGCCATCCATCGCATCGAAATTTTCTGCGGCTTCTGCTACACGCAGTTCACAGACACCTTCCAAGAAGCCAACGGCCTCTTCCGCGCCGATCGCACGCCGAAATTTTCTTTAAATTCAATGGCGCGTGCCACTCGCGGTGCCGGCTACAGTCGAGGCGAACTAACTTCAACGCCTCAACCTCCACCACTACCCGCACCGGACACGGAAATTTAA